The sequence CGATCGTACCTGGGACAGTTGGGTTGTTTACATCGCCAATATTTACCGAACTACCGGGATCGAAGCCGAGTATCGCACCGACGGTTCGATTGGCAATTTCGCTGTTGCCCGGTAGGAAGCTGGCAGTGAAGTGATTAATTACCTCGCTGCCTGAAACTATTGAGCCTCCGACTACAGAGTTGTCAGAATCCCAGGTATAACCGGCAACGGTGAAAGTGGCGGCAACTGCCGATTGTGCTGTAGCTATTCCTACACCGGTGAGGATGCTTAGCGACAGGCCGATTTGATTCCAGAGCTTTTTACTAAAGGTTTTCATACAGGTAGTGCCTCCCGACACAAAAGTGTTGATTCTAGGGAGACTCAAGCGTGCGATCGTCAGAACGCTCCGATCGAGAGTGGCCGTTAAGCTGTGTAAAGCATTGTTAGTTGTGGAACTTACGCTTTCTGGTAAGCGTTTGTTTTGCCCCTATGACGGACAATTTTTCAGCGGCTTTTTGCTGCCATACTGCCAATCGATTATCGAAATGCCAAATGTGTAAATTCTTTAACTAAGCCAGCAACTCTCTATGAGTCTTCTCCGAATGCACCCTAACATATACATATAAACCTATAACCAGTGTTTGTACATACCTTCGGTAAAGAATTTGTAAAGATTGCATCCACCTGAGCCTCAGCATAGCCAATGCTTTTCGCAACTATCGAAAGTTATATTTCTACTCCAACTAGGTTGAGTTCGTGTCTGGGGTGGGGTAAGTTGATCAATGTCAGTCGTGGAAAAGTTTTATGAGCAGCACGATCGCAATTACCGATTCCGAATTTGAAACTCAAGTCCTGAAAGCAACACAGCCAGTGTTAGTATACTTCTGGGCTTCTTGGTGTGGCCCTTGCCGTCTGATGACCCCGTTAATTAACTCAGCAGCGCAAACTTATAGCGATCGCCTCAAGGTGGTCAAAATGGAGGTAGATCCCAATCCGACTACTGTGGCAAAGTATAAGGTCGAAGGCGTTCCCGCATTGAGACTGTTTAAAAATGGCGAATTGATCGGGTCTGTTGAGGGCATCGATAGCAAACAGAAAATCACCCAGTTACTGGAATCCCACCTGTAAATAGTTATCAAAATTTTGGGTTAAAAACCTCGCCCTTCTAGGGCGACTTTATACGAGCTATGCTAATATAAAACCGTGGTATATAAAGGTCGAGCCATGATTGTTTGCGAATTCAAAGTCAAAGGGAAAGATAGTCAATATCCCGCCATTGACGAGGCTATTCGCACCTCCCAATTTATCCAGAATAAGTACAGGCGCTATTATGGGATGGACAACAAAAATATTGCTAAAAATATTGGCAGAGACGGCATTAACAAGTATGGCACGGTACTGACTAAAAAATTCACATTTGCCAAGGAACTGAATTCGATGGGGAGACAATCTGCTGCCGAAAGGTCTTGGTCTGCACTCGCTCAATTATACGATAATTGCAAGAATAATGATTATTGAGTAAATATGCAATTTGCTAAACGTTTAGAACCCCTACAATTTAATGTTTTCGCAGATATGGATCGGGCGAAAGCATCATCAGTAGCAGGAGGAAAGGAATTAATTGACCTGTCGCTGGGATCTTCGGATTTGCCAGCAGCAACCCACGTCATCAATGCGATCGCTCAATCCTTACAAGACCCCAGCACCCACGGTTACTTACTGTTTCGCAGCACGAAAGATTTTCGGGTTGCTGCTGCTACCTGGTATACTCAAAAATTTGGTATCCCGGTTGACCCGGAAACTGAAGTGCTGCCGCTGATCGGTTCTCAGGAAGGAACGGCCCATTTGCCCTTGGCAGTTCTCAATCCAGGAGATTTTGCGCTGCTATTAGACCCAGGCTATCCTTCGCATATGGGTGGGGTCTACCTCGCCAGCGGTCAGATCTACCCTATGCCCCTACGGGCAGAAAATGGGTTTTTGCCTATATTTGAGGAGGTGCCAGAAGCAGTTTTAGCACAGGCAAAAATGATGGTGCTAAGTTATCCCCATAACCCTACTGCGGCGATCGCACCGCTGTCTTTTTTCCAAACAGCTGTTGCCTTTTGCCAACAGCACAATCTTGTGTTGGTTCACGATTTTCCCTACGCCGATTTAGTTTTTGAGGATACATCGGCACCTTCGATACTGCAAGCCGATCCTGAAAAAAGTGTTTCGATCGAGTTCTTCACTCTTTCCAAGTCTTATAATATGGGTGGTTTTCGCATCGGTTATGCTATCGGCAATCCAAAGCTGATTCAGGCGTTGCGGCAGGTAAAAGCGGCTGTTGATTTTAATCAGTATGGAGGTATCCTTAACGGCGCGATCGCGGCCTTAAGTGGCCCTCAAGAAGGAGTCAAAGCTGCCGTTGCCACTTTCCGAAATCGGCGAGATGCTTTCGTCAAAGCTTTAAATAATATTGGCTGGCTGGTTCCGACACCAAGAGCCACAATGTATGTATGGGCCAAATTACCCGCACCTTGGACGGAAAATTCGATCGGATTTTGCACTCAGCTCGTGGAAGCTACGGGTGTTGCCGTTTCTCCCGGTGCTGGGTTTGGTAAATCTGGGGAAGGGTATGTCCGTTTTGCTCTAGTACACGAACCGCCAGTTCTGGAAGTTGCGGTGAAGCGAATGGATGAATTCTTGCGTGTGCGATCGCCAGCCTAAATATTGCCCTAGTAAATGATTTTGGGCTAAGAACGTCATCACTGACGAACGCAATCGCTATAACTTGAACTAGATGGCGAAGCCCCTCTCTTAGGTTTTGCCAGTCTGGACAATTCTCTTGCAACTAAGCGCCAACTTTCAAACGCAGGATAGCTCTTTGAGAGTTATGGTTCATCAAAATAAATTAAAATTTCAGAAAAATCGTAACAGTAAAATGCGATCGTATTGCTGTCTTTTTTTATTGAAAAAATCATAATGTATAACTTGTATCGAAGAAATTTACTATAACCATTCTGGATCGGTAATACACTACTTTCGACCATATTATGTACACAATTCTTAACATAATTTTAATAATGGGTAGAAGTGATTAAAAGCAGGTTTTACTCGGTCAAGCAACTCGTTATAAAGACAGAATAAGATTTTTATCTTTTGTATAAATTGATAAATTTTACATAAAGGTAACGGATACTTAGCAGTATTGCTACTGTATTCTCCTAGTATTACTCTCTGGAGAATTTTCCGGTTGTAAACGAAAGCCTTGCACAAAGGGTGCTAGCCAAACTATAAAAACCATGCTGAAAATACAGCAAATCCCGCTTGCTCAGTCAGGAGAGCAAATTTTGGCCGATCGAATTTTACTCGTTGAAGACCACGAGGTAAATCGTCGCTTGCTGAGCGACTACCTCTGTTATCTCGGATACCAGGTTTTGTGCCTTGCCGAAGGCAGCACCTTTTTTCAGGCGATGTCCAAGTTTCGGCCTCAGCTAGTTTTATTAGACTTGAAGTTACCAGGAGTTGATGGATATACCATACTCCAAGAAATCCGGGAGATACCGGACTGGCATCAAGTACCTGTGATCGTCGTCTCGGCGTATGCTTTTAAAGCCGATCAACAACGCGCTCTCAGTTTGGGAGCTACAAGGTACTTCGTTAAACCAGTAAATCTTTCTCATTTGCGACAGGCAATTCAAGAAGAATTACGCGATCGACCTATATAAATTACCTTTCTTTTGTCTCTAGTTATCAGCCATTTTTTCTGGGTGGCAATTTTTTCCCCAATCTGGGAGAGATTTTGCATAGAATCTCTGATGTCGTCCATTTTAGCTTCAATTTGTGCCACTAATAAATTTACTGTTTGGAGATGATTGAGAGTTTGATTCAATGCTTCGCGATACTCAGTTTGAAAATTTTCTGATGGCATGGATGCAACCCGGTTTGTGTGAAAGTAAGCGGCCAAGTTGTTAAAAGAGAAAGACTCTTAGTCTTAATCTAAACTCTCATATTTGAAAATTAGTACCGATCGGTCATAAATTTATCTTTCTTGCCTAGTAGAATAGTCAAATTTTAATAATTTTTAATAAATCCTATGGTATCGGCTTTGCGAAATTTAACAATCCAGTATTTTTACATAAATAAAGGCAAAAAATTTTGAATTTTTTATAGTTTATATACGTAGCTAGTATCGGTATACTTAGTGGGAATAAAATTTTTGGCTTCTCTCATCTAAAATTAAATCAAATAACGACAGCATCTCATGATTTCACCCACAGATCGTCAAGATTTTACGGATATGAGACGATAAATTGATATCGCCTTTTTTTGAACCAGTCCTCAGAATTTACCAAAACTTCACACAAATTTGACCAGAAATTACGCTAAGTTCACCCAACCCAAAAGTGGCTTTCCTAAAATGGAAGAAAGTGAAGGTTAAGCGTTCAAGGGTGGATCTGCTAGAACCGTGAAGTGAAACAGACAAATCCCGTCAACAGTGGGATGTGCAACGTAAATCGTTTATTGAGAAACTTGAGAGGGAATCCAAAAATGCTTCAGACTATTAAACGTATTGCTATCGGTGCTTCAATGGTCGCAGGTGTGAGCGCACTAGCCACCGCCCCAGCATCCGCCGCATCCCTCACAAATGCCACAATTGGCGGAAGTGCAGCTAGCGATTATTTAGTGTACGGTGTCTCCGGGAGTCAAACCGTTGAGATTCCAAATACTCCGGCAAACGTACAAGCCGTTCTCGACGGTAATGCCGCCAGTCCCACAGGTAACGTAGAATTGAGAGCCAGTACAGAGAAAGGGACTTTTACTGGTATCGATTTTCTAAAGAACACCACCTTGACAGGTAATATTGCTGGCAAGTCACTCACTCTTAGCAGTCTCACGGCAACTGACTGGTTTGGAGCAAGTCTGAATACGACATACGGCGCGAACAACCTTGCTAACAAGTGGTTTAACGAGTTCATCACCAAAGCTGGTTATGGTGTATTCGTAGGAACTGGTGTTGCAACTAGTTACTTTAATGCCTTTTTGGGTATGGGGGGATTCCAAGCAAGCAGCGACCCCAACATCTCCTACGTCAACCAAAATGATGATACTGGCCTAATTAGTATTGGGTTGGCAGGTCACAACGATTTAAAAGCTGCCTATGCTAGTAATCCCAAATATGCAGCATTTGCATCTTTTTTACCAAGTGGATTCCAAGCAAGCGAAGTAGTCAAGTATACTTACGAAGGCAAGACTGACTATCTCTACAGCTTCAACGCTACCAATTCGGGTCTGGTTAACACGGATGGATTCTCTCACAACGGTAACTACGAAGTATCTTTTCAGGGAGTAAAAGTGCCCGAACCATCCACAATGCTTGGTTTGATGGCTGTGGGTGGGTTGTTTGCCACCAGCAAGCGCAAGTCACAAAAAACCGCCTAATAAATTGTTTAATTGCTTAAAAAGCGGGTTTTTTGCAAAAAACCTGCTTTTTGTTCGGTTTCGGGTAGGCAATACCCACCCTCTAAACGAAAAGGCTTTCTTATGATGGTGATGGACAGTTTCTTTTAGTGAGTTGTGACCACTTCACAGAAAGCGCTACCTTTAGTAAAAGACCGGGAACGCCTGGAAGGTCGCCTCAAGGAGATTCCGGCAAAGCCAGGTGTATATATAATGAGGGATGAGAGCGATCGCATCCTCTACATCGGTAAATCGAAAAAATTGCGATCGCGTCTGCGTTCCTACTTCCGCGAAGCTTCCGACCTCTCCCCTCGTATTGCCTTAATGGTACAGCAGGTAGTCGAGATCGAAATCATCGTCACCGATACGGAAGCAGAAGCACTGGCATTAGAAGCAAACTTAGTTAAGCAGCACCAACCGTACTTTAACGTACTGCTCAAAGACGACAAGAAATATCCCTACGTATTGATTACTTGGTCAGAAGATTATCCCCGTATTTTCCTCACCCGCAATCGCAGGCTGGGGAAAAAACAAGACAAGTATTATGGCCCTTACACCGATGCTCGCATATTGCGCCAAACCCTGCATATAGTCAAGCGCATTTTTCCTTTGCGTCAGCGTCCCCAACCTTTATTTAAAGACCGTCCCTGTCTCAATTACGACTTAGGTCGCTGTCCCGGCGTATGCCAGCTGCTGATTTCTCCAGAAGAATATCGCAAAACTGTACAAAAAGTGGCAATGCTTTTCCAAGGTCGCACGCAAGAATTGATCGATATTCTCACAGCGCAGATGGAACAAGCCGCAGAAGCGCTCAACTTTGAAACGGCGGCGCGTATTCGCGACCAAATTACCGGATTGAAATCTTTGACGGCTGACCAAAAAGTCTCGTTACCCGATGATACCGTGTCGCGAGATGCGATCGCCCTTGCCGCTGACGATCGACACGCCTGCATTCAATTATTCCAGATTCGGGCCGGACGTTTGGTGGGAAGGTTGGGATTTGTGGCAGATGCTGAATCTGCTACACCTGGAGCGATTTTGCAGCGGGTGTTGGAAGAACATTATCAAAATGCCGAATCTGTGGAAATTCCCACCGAAATTCTGGTGCAATACGAGTTACCGGAAAGCGAAATGTTGGCAGAATTT comes from Aerosakkonema funiforme FACHB-1375 and encodes:
- the trxA gene encoding thioredoxin, with the protein product MSSTIAITDSEFETQVLKATQPVLVYFWASWCGPCRLMTPLINSAAQTYSDRLKVVKMEVDPNPTTVAKYKVEGVPALRLFKNGELIGSVEGIDSKQKITQLLESHL
- a CDS encoding LL-diaminopimelate aminotransferase, which gives rise to MQFAKRLEPLQFNVFADMDRAKASSVAGGKELIDLSLGSSDLPAATHVINAIAQSLQDPSTHGYLLFRSTKDFRVAAATWYTQKFGIPVDPETEVLPLIGSQEGTAHLPLAVLNPGDFALLLDPGYPSHMGGVYLASGQIYPMPLRAENGFLPIFEEVPEAVLAQAKMMVLSYPHNPTAAIAPLSFFQTAVAFCQQHNLVLVHDFPYADLVFEDTSAPSILQADPEKSVSIEFFTLSKSYNMGGFRIGYAIGNPKLIQALRQVKAAVDFNQYGGILNGAIAALSGPQEGVKAAVATFRNRRDAFVKALNNIGWLVPTPRATMYVWAKLPAPWTENSIGFCTQLVEATGVAVSPGAGFGKSGEGYVRFALVHEPPVLEVAVKRMDEFLRVRSPA
- a CDS encoding response regulator; its protein translation is MLKIQQIPLAQSGEQILADRILLVEDHEVNRRLLSDYLCYLGYQVLCLAEGSTFFQAMSKFRPQLVLLDLKLPGVDGYTILQEIREIPDWHQVPVIVVSAYAFKADQQRALSLGATRYFVKPVNLSHLRQAIQEELRDRPI
- a CDS encoding NF038130 family PEP-CTERM protein yields the protein MLQTIKRIAIGASMVAGVSALATAPASAASLTNATIGGSAASDYLVYGVSGSQTVEIPNTPANVQAVLDGNAASPTGNVELRASTEKGTFTGIDFLKNTTLTGNIAGKSLTLSSLTATDWFGASLNTTYGANNLANKWFNEFITKAGYGVFVGTGVATSYFNAFLGMGGFQASSDPNISYVNQNDDTGLISIGLAGHNDLKAAYASNPKYAAFASFLPSGFQASEVVKYTYEGKTDYLYSFNATNSGLVNTDGFSHNGNYEVSFQGVKVPEPSTMLGLMAVGGLFATSKRKSQKTA
- the uvrC gene encoding excinuclease ABC subunit UvrC — translated: MTTSQKALPLVKDRERLEGRLKEIPAKPGVYIMRDESDRILYIGKSKKLRSRLRSYFREASDLSPRIALMVQQVVEIEIIVTDTEAEALALEANLVKQHQPYFNVLLKDDKKYPYVLITWSEDYPRIFLTRNRRLGKKQDKYYGPYTDARILRQTLHIVKRIFPLRQRPQPLFKDRPCLNYDLGRCPGVCQLLISPEEYRKTVQKVAMLFQGRTQELIDILTAQMEQAAEALNFETAARIRDQITGLKSLTADQKVSLPDDTVSRDAIALAADDRHACIQLFQIRAGRLVGRLGFVADAESATPGAILQRVLEEHYQNAESVEIPTEILVQYELPESEMLAEFLGERKGRKVTILAPQRQSKAELIEMVERNAEYELSRTQKFADRNSEAMQDLANILDLPDLPRRIEGYDISHIQGANAVASQVVFIDGLPAKQHYRHYKIKNPAVTVGHSDDFASLAEVIRRRFRKYAEDPQLERVGNPDFPDLVMIDGGKGQLSSVVAVLQEMNLLEDLRVVSLAKQREEIFLPGESLPLQTDAEQPGVQLLRRLRDEAHRFAVSFHRQQRSDKLRRSRLDEIPGLGFERQKQLLAHFHSIDYIREASPKQLAEAPGIGPRLAQEIFDYFHPA